From Solanum stenotomum isolate F172 chromosome 2, ASM1918654v1, whole genome shotgun sequence:
TGTCTTTATGACGAAATACCAGTTAACATTAAAAAAGAGAAGAGCAATCAAGATGAGTAGCCTCTTCAGGACCGATACGAGAATACTGTACTATCGTCATCCAAttcattttgacatttttgtaTCGCAAATTCGTGGTAGAGGATATACAGAAGCAGAATTTCTGTAGGTTGTGTTGTTTAGCAAGGTAAATTTTTCAGGTAAAATATGATTCGAGTTCAAGTAGACGTCTTTCGGATAGATCTTTAAAGgaattgttttttaatttttaatttttgtgagtTCTTTGTGTAGCGATAACTAGTTTACTAACTTAAGTGATCCAATTTTCATGATATGTGATGGTGAGTTTAATGTCTAAACTTTTGTTCTGTTGCAAAGTTACAGAGTGCttattgcttcttcttttttttacccCCCTCTTGGGAGCTCTCTTTTCTGCTCCCTTGGTGATTCGGACCAACAACCTTCGAACTGGAGATGGAGGGTGCTTACCATCTGAGTTTATGTGTTTTTGAGGTTTTGTACACCTTTTAAACAAGatgttaaataatttaaataataagagTATTCATTTAAATGATTCTTTATCTATCTTAAAACGTCTCACTTAATTAACATTCTACGAATTAGAACAACAAGGGTAgatctaaaaaaaatagtatatacttgttatttttctaaaacatcaactattttaaaacaaatttaatttgtcaaaacgCCTAATGTACTTGAAATAAGAGAGTGATTAGTTTTAGCTACAAATTTAGAAGTTCTATTTCACTAGTAGGAGAAAGTCTCATAAAACCCCTTTGACTCGGAAAGTAATAACGAAAATAGCTAATCTAATAGTAGATTTCGCAGTTGGCATTATTGGCGCCAAGCATAACGAGTTATGTATGAGCTTTCACCACCATAATTAGTATTTGGTACGATTACTAGGACTTGAGTCTCTCTTTTTTCACAACAGCCAAAATCACTTTTTCAAACTTGAAACTCATCTTTACCCTATCATATGTTTGAAAGAGGTGTTGCAAATGGAAATTAAAGAACATAAAGCATCATGTTTAGTAgggaatttaattatttatcctAAAGTACCAATCAACTGCATTTAATATATAGTCAAAAGGCCTTAGAATGTTCCAAACTCCTTAAGATGACATATTTATTCTACAAAGTAGTACAACAAcagcaataacaataataaatccAGTACAATTCCATAAGTGAGTTCTGAAAATGGCGATATGTGCACAACCTTTACCCCTATCTTGAGAAGATAAAAatgttgtttccgatagacctaCAAagtattacaacaacaacaacaacaacatacccaatgtaatcctACATGTGAGGTCTGAGGGGGTATAGTGTATACATGCTTACCCTTAACCTCTTGGAGGTAGAACGACTATTTTAGAAAGATCCTCGACTCTTCCAAATTCCTTCTTAAGATGACATATTTCTTCTACAAAGTAATGTAGATATGAAATCATCCAATGATTTAGCAGAAGAACCTTTAAAATCCCCTTCTTCTTTAACAGCATCTCTAATACACATCCCAATTTTATTAGctttttccttcatttctttCCCTTTTCCACTTTCTCCCAAAACAGTTTCCACCACTTTCTTCACATCCTCTTTATCAACATCACTTGAATACCATTTAGTTAACTCAACACAAACTCCCATTTCCTCCATCAACATCTTTGAATTAAATGCTTGTTCACCAGCCAAAGGCCAACTAATGATAGGCACCCCTTGACTCAAACTCTCCAATACTGAATTCCATCCACAATGAGTCAAGAACGCACCTGTTGAACTATGACTCAATATTTGCAATTGGGGTGCCCAAGATTTCACTAGTAGACCTTTTTTACTCTTTGACACTCTTTCTTGAAATCCTTTTGGTAACCATTCAGATCTAAACTCACCTTTTATGTCATAACCAAAAGGTGGCCTAACCACCCAAATAAATGGCCTTTCACTTTCTTCCAACCCCATAGCCAATGCCATCATTTGTGATGTACTAATTGTGTTTTGTGAACCAAAAGATATGTAAAGAACAGATCTTTCAGGATGTTCATTCAACCAAGAAATACATTCTTCTGGTGACAATCCATGTTCTTTACCTATTCTTGATTCAAAGATTGAAATTTTATCACTTCTTGATtcaaagattgaatctttaccACTTCTTGACtcaaagattgaatctttaccACTTCTTGGTtcaaagattgaatctttaccACTTCTTGATtcaaagattgaatctttaccAATTCTTGATTCAAAAATTGGATCTTTACCATTTCTTGACTCAAAGATTGGATCTTTACCACTTCTTGATtcaaagattgaatctttttcacttttcttgAGCATACATTGAGGAAGCAAAGGTCCAATACACCAAACAGGAAGTTTAGTAAGATTCTCGATAGCTCTAACCCCCATAGGTTCAATATCCTCAACACTATTACACAAAAACCCTATAGAATCAAAAGAAGGTAATAACAAAGATTTCACCACTTTAGACCAAGGGTCATCCCCATTAGCTAATTTCATAAATGGATGAAGTTGATCAACAGAGAAAAAACAACAAGAATCATCAAAACCAGGCATTTTGAAAACCCCATCAATAGCTAACAAATGAGGAAGATTTAACCATAGTGACACATAAGCTGCAGTTCCATAAGCACCAGCAGTAGTAAAACTCACATTAAAAGTTCCACAAGATCTTGCAACTTCACTAGCAAATCCCATAAATGTNCCCCATTAGCTAATTTCATAAATGGATGAAGTTGATCAACAGAGAAAAAACAACAAGAATCATCAAAACCAGGCATTTTGAAAACCCCATCAATAGCTAACAAATGAGGAAGATTTAACCATAGTGACACATAAGCTGCAGTTCCATAAGCACCAGCAGTAGTAAAACTCACATTAAAAGTTCCACAAGATCTTGCAACTTCACTAGCAAATCCCATAAATGTATCAGAAACTATACAAAGAGGGGGCTTACCatctttttcaataatttcaagaatcaattttTGGAGTGGTTCTTTAAGAGATAATGTTGAGTTGAAAATTGTTACCATGTGTTTTAATGGTAAGGCCTCTGTGTTCTCTGTATTTGGTGGTAAACCATGTTCGCTACTATTATAAGGAAGTGAAACTAATGAAATGTTATTTGAATTAGTTGAATCTTTGGCTATAGTGGAACTAAGATATTTGACATTTAAAGGGGTACTAACAATAGTGATTTTGTAGttagttttttcttgaatttttttggctAAGGCTATGAAAGGTATCATATGGCCAAGTGCTAGATATGGAAGGATTACTATATGTTCTTGATGGtcactcattttatttttttttgagaaaattatggtttttttttttggtagaaaGAGATGAGATgaaatggagaagaaaaaaattggattgTGTTTGTTGTTATCAaagtattatataaataaaaagttgggAAGAGAAAGCCAACCTACTTTTGGTTTCATTAACAATGTGTCACCATTTACAATTAggagtgggggggggggggggtgaccGGGGGAGGAGTGAACATATTTGGTAAAGGTGTTTATTAGAGGCGGAAAACATCGACGATATGTTAAATTTGTAAGTATATTACATGAACACGTGATAAAGTACTTTTATTAGACTCTTCTGAAATAGATTTTGGAAAAAAGCTTCCTCAAACATCCATTACGTAGAATATCTCTTCACCTTTAACtatacatattaattattatttgaaccTATTAAGGTAACATATTTTAAGTGGTTAACTTATCTACGTAATGAATGTTTGAcgatacaaggaaatcatgtcaaTTATGAGATATGTTGTACTactttgtagtttttttttggttttttattcAGTGACTAATGCCTACATTGAAGCTCAACTAAATCCAGACTCATGCTCCCTAACAAAGATGACTGACTCGAATTGGAAACCTTTGATTAAGAATAAAGacgtacttaccactccacacAACTCTGGTCGGTGTACTACTTTATAGTTGAAGTGCAAGTGGTCGGTGTACTACTTTATAGTTGAAGTGCAATGAAtgatatttgataaatatatttttatgttaggGGCATATGTGGGAAAAAAGTATCCATATCACATGCGTGGATAAAGTGAGTTCACTAAATTCCTTGTGTACCATGTTCAAACATTCCCCAAACATTAGGTACGCATGCCATAACGTATTTGGTTTTAGGTAGCTCATGACTTCTAGAAAGTCTCGATAAGGAGTCGCGATGAGATAaataagatttatttatttttaattacctAGAAACTTTTTTCCTATTGTTAATCTAATGGAATATGAAGAATCTTGAAAGATGTGGAAGACATAATTGACGTGAAATAATACACGTAAAACTTATTTTCGTCGTTTTTATTGAAAATCAACTGTCAAAATCACTTTTTCAAACTTGAAACTCATCTTTACCCTTTGAAAGATATGTTGCAAATTGAAACTTAAAGAACATAAAGTATCATGTTTAGTAgggaatttaattatttatcctAAAGTACCAAACAACTGCATTTAATATATAGTCAAAAAGCCCTAGAATGTTCCAAATTCCTTCCTAAGGTGACATATTTCTATTACATAGTAGTACAACTATAACAAATGcagtgtaattccacaagtgagTTCTGAAAAGGGTGATGTGTCCACAACCTTTATCCCTTTCTTGTGAAGATAGAAaagttgtttccgatagacctaCAAAgtagtacaacaacaacaacaacaacaacatactcaatgtAATTCTACATGTGCGGTCTGAGGAGGGTATAGTATACACAGACTTACCcttacctcgtggaggtagagaggctatttCAGAAACACGCTCGACTCTTCCAAATTCCTTTCTTTAGATGACATGTTTCTTCTACAAAGTAGTGTAGATATGAAATCATCCAATGCTTTAACAGAAGAACCTTTAAAGTCCCCTTCTTCTTTAACAGCATCTCTAATACACATCCCAATTTCATTAGctttttccttcatttctttCCCTTTTCCAGTTTCTCCCAAAACAATTTCCACCACTTTCTTCACATCCTCTTTATCAACATCACTTGAATACCATTTAGTTAACTCTACACAAACCCCCATTTCCTCCATTAACATCTTTGAATTAAATGCTTGTTCAGCAGCCAAAGGCCAACTAATGATAGGCACCCCTTGACTCAAACTCTCCAATACTGAATTCCATCCAGAATGCGTCAAGAATGCACCCGTTGAACTATGACTCAAGATTTGCAATTGGGGTGCCCAAGATTTCACTAGTAGACCTTTTTGACTCTTTGACACTCTTTCTTGAAACCCTTTTGGTAACCATTCAGATCTAAACTCACCTTTTATGTCATAACCAATAGGTGGCCTAATCACCCAAATGAATGGCCTTTCACTTTCTTCCAACCCCACAGCCAATGCCATCATTTGTGATGTACTGATTGTGTTTTGTGAACCAAAAGATATGTAAAGAACTGATCTTTCAGGATGTTCATTCAACCAAGAAATACATTCTTCTGGTGACAATCCATGTTCTTTACCAATTCTTGATTCAAAGATTTGATCTTTACCACTTCTTGATtcaaagattgaatctttaccACTTTTTGGTtcaaagattgaatctttaacAATTCTTGATTCAAAAATTGGATCTTTACCATTTCTTGACTCAAAGATTGGATCTTTACCACTTCTTGATtcaaagattgaatctttttcacttttcttgAGCATACATTGAGGAAGCAAAGGTCCAATACACCAAACAGGAAGTTTAGTAAGATTCTTGATAGCTTTAACCCCCATAGGTTCAATATCCTCAACACTATTACACAAAAACCCTATAGAATCAAAAGAAGGTAATAACAAAGATTTCAACACTTTAGACCAAGGGTCATCCCCATTAGCTAA
This genomic window contains:
- the LOC125854248 gene encoding UDP-glycosyltransferase 92A1-like, encoding MSDHQEHIVILPYLALGHMIPFIALAKKIQEKTNYKITIVSTPLNVKYLSSTIAKDSTNSNNISLVSLPYNSSEHGLPPNTENTEALPLKHMVTIFNSTLSLKEPLQKLILEIIEKDGKPPLCIVSDTFMGFASEVARSCGTFNVSFTTAGAYGTAAYVSLWLNLPHLLAIDGVFKMPGFDDSCCFFSVDQLHPFMKLANGDDPWSKVVKSLLLPSFDSIGFLCNSVEDIEPMGVRAIENLTKLPVWCIGPLLPQCMLKKSEKDSIFESRSGKEHGLSPEECISWLNEHPERSVLYISFGSQNTISTSQMMALAMGLEESERPFIWVVRPPFGYDIKGEFRSEWLPKGFQERVSKSKKGLLVKSWAPQLQILSHSSTGAFLTHCGWNSVLESLSQGVPIISWPLAGEQAFNSKMLMEEMGVCVELTKWYSSDVDKEDVKKVVETVLGESGKGKEMKEKANKIGMCIRDAVKEEGDFKGSSAKSLDDFISTLLCRRNMSS
- the LOC125854242 gene encoding UDP-glycosyltransferase 92A1-like, which translates into the protein MVTIFNSTLSLKEPLKKLILEIIETDGKPPLCIVSDTFMGFASEVARSCGTFNVSFTTAGAYGTAAYVSLWLNLPHLLAINGVFKMPGFDDSCCFFSVDQLHPFMKLANGDDPWSKVLKSLLLPSFDSIGFLCNSVEDIEPMGVKAIKNLTKLPVWCIGPLLPQCMLKKSEKDSIFESRIGKEHGLSPEECISWLNEHPERSVLYISFGSQNTISTSQMMALAVGLEESERPFIWVIRPPIGYDIKGEFRSEWLPKGFQERVSKSQKGLLVKSWAPQLQILSHSSTGAFLTHSGWNSVLESLSQGVPIISWPLAAEQAFNSKMLMEEMGVCVELTKWYSSDVDKEDVKKVVEIVLGETGKGKEMKEKANEIGMCIRDAVKEEGDFKGSSVKALDDFISTLLCRRNMSSKERNLEESSVFLK